agataaagaagcagagtcaaaagatgaaactgactctgactcagcatcagaagaagatcctaactcagacgatgaaaatgaggtattcgcttctttctcaacctctgaactaaaacatgctttgtctgatattatggataagtataactccttattgactaagcataaaaagttgaaaaaggatttctctgctgcttctaagactccttctgaacatgagaaaattatttctgagttgaaaaataataatcatgctttagtaaattctaactctgtacttaagaaccagattgctaagttagaagaaataattgcttgtgatgcctctgatagtaaacatgaatctaaatatgaaaaatcctttcaaagattcctggctaaaagcgtagacagaagcttaatggcttcaatgatctatggcgtaagcagaaatggaatgcacggcattggctattctaaacctaatagaaatgagcctcctatgcctaaggataaatcattatatgaatgctttgttccctctggtactatattgcctgaaccattacctgttaaagttgctaaccccctctcaaaaaggaaaccttctccatgtctaaatatcatgcaaaaattcctttacactatcatgttgagaaacccaaggtgatcagaacctctgaggtaactaacaagagaggacccagaaagtgggtacctaaggataagattatctatgttgcagatatccttgatagctccactgaaacaccaatcatggtatctggacagtggatgctcgcgtcacatgacgggagaaaggcgtatgttccaagagctaaaacttaagcctggaggcgaagttggctttggtggcaacgaaaagggtaaaattgttagtactggtactatttgtgtagatagtagtccatgcattgacaatgttttattggtagacggcttaactcataacttattgtctataagtcaattagctgacaagggttatgatgttattttcaatcaaaagtcatgtcgggctgtaagtcagatcgatggctctgttatttttaacagcaagaggaagaacaacatttataagatcagattatctgagttggaggctcagaatgtgaagtgccttctgtctgttaatgaagagcaatgggtatggcatagacggttagggcatgccagtatgagaaagatttctcaactgagcaagctaaaccttgtcaggggcttacccactctgaagttcgcttcagacgctctttgtgaagcatgtcagaaaggcaaattcacaaaagtccctttcaaggcaaagaatgttgtctcaacctcaaggccgttggaacttctgcatatcgacctttttggaccagtgaaaactgagtctataggtggcaagagatatgggatgatcattgttgacgactatatccgctggacatgggtaaaatttctaacccgcaaggatgagtctcattctgtgttttctaccttcatagcccaagtgcaaaatgagaaggcttgtaggattgtgcatgtcagaagtgaccatggtggagagtttgagaatgacaagtttgagagtctgtttgattcctatggaattgcacatggcCACAAGTTCTCGATGTCACTTAGGCTCGGTTCTATGGTTGGTCCTGGGGAGTTATGGGCGACATTAGATTTCTCTTGTGTAGGTTTTGGGGAGTTATGAAAGACAACAAACTTCTCTTGTGTAGAATTGCCTTGTGCAGGTCTATAGCATACCCCTTTCCAATGAATTTCTTCCTGAAATCAGGTAGAGACAATATCTAAGGATTTTCCTAACAAAGTACAAAAGATGATAACATGACATGATTTTTGTGACAGCGAAAATATATATCAAAGTTCACCTCAGAGTTGTCATGGAGAAACCGAACAGTGAAGATGCACGTGCAATCTGTCGCATCGTGTAGCCTCCTCTGGATTCTTACTACACGAGCATCAAAGTAGAGGCCATAATCACCCCTTTCCTGAGAAACACCAATAAAGGCCCAAAAGAGTACTAATAGTTAGGGAAATTCCAGAGGAGCTTAAAGGccacaaaagaaaatcaaaagccaTTATGGTTTATATGTTAGAAACAATTCATGTGACTTTGCAAACATATCTATCATGTGGCTACTGGAGACACAAATTAGGTAAATAAATTGTAGTGGAATAAAAGGGGAGAGGGTCCCTTACCAGGAAACATAGTACAAGATCTCCATCCTTCACCTTGGGACAATCTGAAGGTTCCAATGGGATAGATCTCTCTCGCATCTCGTTTTTCACATTCACCCACTCATCCTCCACCTTGCCAAAACCAACATATCGTACAAGAACTTCCTATAATTTGTATGTGACAAGATCAGTTAAATTTTAATCGGTTGTCCACAATATACAAAAAATGAATCCACTGAACCAGTACATCTATCATAAGACGGTAAGATAACTTACAATATTCAAAGGTATGGCAATATATGTTGCATAATGCATATTTTACTTTTCTATTCTTTTTTCACTGAATAAATATATCCTGATCAATACCATGAAATTACATCTAGAGACCATTCACAGATGTATTGTTTACATTTCTTCAGTGATGCCAAGGTAGTTCCATCTAAGGCATTAAGCCAAGGTGCCAGAAAGACCATCACCTTTAAAcgtttttaattttcttctgAGCATACTTTCACACATTAGCAAAgtgttttatcattttttttctttaacttaAAAATAGAACTTGTTTAAGTGTTTGGCTCAGATAATAACTCGTTGTAAAGTGGTCAATAGTGTATAAAAGATAAGTAAGTTTGGGTAAATAAATTTATGCTAAAACATGTTACATtgattaaaattacattattatcaatatttatttttcgtTTCCACAACATTAGATTGTACTTTGCtcaggaaaattattttttgtggTTCTTTCCTTAACTTGCTAGATTCCACTATCTTTCACCTTTTACTGCTTAGTTTTCCATTGCATAAAAACCATCAGAGGTTTTTCTATTCTTCACCACCTTAAGCAGACCTAATAGGTTATATACACTTTGGCACATAAAATATGCAAgtttaaatgaagaaaaaaaaagtttcatagAGGTTTCCCAGTGTTTTAAGCACAAACCAAGAGAAGAAATTATAACATCTTGTCTACTAAGTGTGTGTAAATTTCAATATCATTCACACAGTTAATAAGTGAGCAACTCTTGAAGATAAATACTTAAAATCATGCAAGCATAGCAAGTGCAACGTGAACAACCAATCTTTTGTTGATTAATGATTATATATTATAAAGAAAATGTCTCAATTTCTTACAGaccgaaaataaaaataataatgatacgATAGAATCTTACAAGTTCGCCAGCCCTCGAATATCTGAAGTTGCGACACATTGCAACATCATGCCTGTACATGGAAATAAATATGAGAGGTCGGGTGCACAGCCTAAAGGAAAGTAACAATGAAAGTTTTCTTTGTAATGAAGGGGAGATGTTGCTTGGGTTTTTTCCCTTAAAGGGGGAGGGGGAAGATATCACCTTCAATGTTGTTCATATTAGAATTCACAAACATAAATTAGGCCACACCTTTAATATAATATAACCCAAGAGTTAACAAAAAGCCACATTGCATATCATTGCTAAACTCAAAAGTAAAAATAGTCATAATGCTTAATAAGAAGCCTATTTCGCACCATGCTAAGTCTTTCTAAGATCTTGCTTCAGACGCGAACACGCACTCTGAAACATCTGCACTTCGTTTACCTGACATTACGATGAAAATGTTAATGATAATGTGGAAATTTTAAAGACAGGTTAATATCAGAACATGATTGTTATTAGTTCTGTATTGCTTATCATTACATCTTAAAACCTATTGAAATTAGTTTAAACTTTATATAACTGTTATAATCATCATTATTTACGGTATATCATCATTATTTTCTTAAGATGTCTCTTTCATCATGTCCCAACAACCATGACATGGAATATGAATGCTATGAGCTTATGAACTTACAATTGCACAACTTATAAAGCATAACACTATTAAGTACAAACTACTGCATCAAGCACTCATTGAGTTTCCACTAAAAGGAATCAAGAAACGTAATTTGGCTGGAAGAAAAATGGTGAAAGTAATTATTCAAAAAAAGCACATGCATACTACATGAATGATACTACTTGAGCATGTAAGATTTTCTAAATGAAAAATAGAAATTACTTTAAGCAAGAAATGTTATAAAATGAAGGAAATTGAATTGCTCTATCTAAACAGGGGATTTTGCAATTTAAGGAAACAAGAGATTTTATAAATCAAAGAATTTAATCGATGTAACAGAATTTTCCAATGCGTTACCcaaacaagggaaaaggacaaCCTTCTAGAACTGTAGAGCTTTCATTTCTTAAAACGGATTTATTTGAAAGATCAACAACTTGATTCATGGTGTATGCAGAAGCAACTTAATCCTGTGGCTCGTTAAGCTGATTTTGGAACCACTGCTGCACCTGAAACCCAGTAAAACCAATGCACCATTATCATAGTTGCTCCATAAATTCTAAAAGGTGTATAAATGATAATAATGAAAATGTAATAACCTGTTCCTTCGATATGAAAGTTTTATTCAGAGCACTGCTCAACgaggaaaaatcaaaatcaaagcaagtTAATTATTCAACTACGGGTTTCAGGGGAAGGTGGGTGAATGGTGATGACGACACGATCTGGATCTGTATAGAGGATGTGGCGGTGATGGGAAGATTGGAAAAGGGAATATGGAGCAGATGTAGTCTGATTCGTACAAGGAGGGAACAATGGTGGTGCGTTTGGGTAGAGAAAAGGAACAATAGTGGCGCTTGAGTCAGATCGGTGTTGAAGAGGGTTGATGTGGTGGTGTTTTAAGATCGGAAAAGGGGAAATGGTGCAGGACTGGGTCTCGTAGGAGGAAGATATGGTGGTGATGGAATATGAGATGGTGGCTAGCGGCTCTGGTAGAAGTGGCGGCTGGTGA
This is a stretch of genomic DNA from Lotus japonicus ecotype B-129 chromosome 1, LjGifu_v1.2. It encodes these proteins:
- the LOC130729533 gene encoding protein SAWADEE HOMEODOMAIN HOMOLOG 2-like encodes the protein MNWGPLQDVKFIQVMNSVLDSETPCENGFRKLNWDRLEHAWIGARTDRDGTTLASLKKCKQYICEWSLDEVLVRYVGFGKVEDEWVNVKNEMRERSIPLEPSDCPKVKDGDLVLCFLERGDYGLYFDARVVRIQRRLHDATDCTCIFTVRFLHDNSEEEIHWKGVCYRPAQGNSTQEKFVVFHNSPKPTQEKSNVAHNSPGPTIEPSLSDIENLWPCAIP